Proteins co-encoded in one Acidithiobacillus caldus ATCC 51756 genomic window:
- a CDS encoding sensor domain-containing diguanylate cyclase — MTEAQETPPTLTRASDQTPSPALMSDLFMNYPTAHTLVRDGKIIFLNPAAIRLFGGVHAEQFIGQPVLDFIHPMDREYVRHRIALLGPDRRQNEPTEIRILTLDGQVRILATASAVAFAEDGGQVIIATGIDVTSFHRLQDELRSSEETFRRLFENMHDLFYRTNAADELTLIGPGVERVFGYRQAEVYGMPVANAYVIPAQRTQLWARLRKYGEINNRIVKLRHKDGHALDIAITAKMIFDDTGHFQGVEGLLRDVTEELRLRRELQILATIDNLTGLLNRRTFLEQANQAVGIVSRYREPMVFLIVDIDNFKEINDNLGHLLGDEAIRKIVAAGRSCLRENDIFGRLGGDEFGIILRQCEPTEALQICQRILARVREVRIRLRGKGADTHMSVSLGVTPVCRTDRPFARALARADRALYLAKSSGRCCCAYQALEGSPVLPLQAADSNLDLGAIRDHV; from the coding sequence ATGACCGAAGCTCAGGAAACACCACCCACCCTCACGAGGGCAAGCGACCAGACACCGAGCCCGGCGCTGATGTCCGATTTGTTCATGAACTATCCTACGGCGCACACCCTGGTGCGCGATGGCAAGATAATCTTTCTCAATCCAGCAGCCATACGCCTCTTTGGCGGCGTCCATGCCGAGCAATTCATTGGCCAGCCAGTGCTGGACTTCATTCATCCCATGGACCGGGAATACGTCCGCCACAGAATAGCCCTGTTGGGTCCAGACCGACGGCAGAATGAACCCACGGAGATACGTATTCTTACCCTGGATGGCCAGGTGCGCATTCTGGCGACGGCATCGGCGGTAGCCTTTGCTGAAGATGGAGGGCAGGTGATCATTGCCACCGGGATAGATGTCACCTCCTTTCATCGTCTGCAGGACGAACTACGCAGTTCTGAAGAAACCTTTCGACGACTCTTCGAGAACATGCACGATCTTTTCTACCGAACCAATGCGGCGGACGAGCTGACCCTCATCGGACCTGGTGTCGAGCGCGTGTTCGGTTACCGCCAGGCTGAGGTTTACGGTATGCCAGTAGCCAATGCGTACGTAATCCCGGCCCAACGTACACAGCTCTGGGCTCGTCTGAGAAAATATGGAGAGATAAACAATCGCATCGTGAAACTGCGACACAAGGACGGTCACGCCCTGGATATTGCGATCACCGCCAAGATGATTTTCGACGATACCGGTCACTTCCAGGGGGTCGAAGGTCTGCTCCGCGATGTCACGGAAGAGTTACGACTGCGCCGTGAACTGCAGATTCTTGCCACCATCGACAACCTTACGGGCCTACTGAATCGACGTACTTTCCTGGAACAGGCGAATCAGGCCGTGGGGATCGTCTCACGCTATCGAGAGCCGATGGTGTTCCTCATTGTGGACATCGATAATTTCAAGGAGATCAATGATAATCTGGGCCATCTCCTGGGTGACGAGGCGATTCGCAAGATCGTTGCCGCGGGACGCTCCTGCTTGAGGGAAAACGATATTTTTGGCCGACTTGGGGGCGATGAGTTTGGCATCATCCTGCGCCAATGTGAACCCACCGAGGCGCTGCAAATTTGTCAGCGAATCCTGGCGCGCGTACGCGAAGTGCGGATTCGTCTGCGGGGCAAGGGTGCCGATACACATATGTCCGTGAGTCTGGGCGTCACACCCGTCTGCCGTACCGATCGTCCCTTCGCGCGCGCCCTGGCCCGCGCCGATCGTGCCCTTTACCTGGCCAAGAGTAGCGGACGCTGTTGCTGCGCGTATCAAGCACTGGAGGGCAGTCCCGTATTGCCGCTCCAAGCAGCGGACAGCAATCTGGACTTGGGAGCGATCCGAGATCATGTTTGA
- the motB gene encoding flagellar motor protein MotB, which yields MAANEKSQPIVIKRIKKTAGGHGGAWKIAYADFVTALMAFFLLMWLLGSTTKATLQGIAQWFKNPEQVSLMGGPGSGSSNSVLNGGGSNINKTVGEVQRGQKKQSMPTNEAPADRSQTVDQRNLRELKNKLMAQIKSNPELAAFRHQLLISITPEGLRIQVVDSSKRPMFANGSTVLEPYARTIFSAIAPTLDELPNRISITGHTDALRYLNEGRGYSNFNLSAGRANSVRQILVQSGLAENKVLRVVGMGSAVLFVPKDPDSPLNRRVSIVVLSRAAEQRIIRDQQVEDSVENASSAQSLIHGAPK from the coding sequence ATGGCGGCAAATGAAAAATCCCAGCCCATAGTCATCAAACGCATAAAAAAAACCGCGGGCGGCCACGGGGGTGCGTGGAAGATAGCCTACGCCGATTTCGTCACTGCCCTGATGGCATTTTTTCTGCTCATGTGGCTCCTGGGTTCGACCACCAAGGCTACACTGCAAGGTATTGCGCAGTGGTTCAAGAATCCGGAACAGGTATCGCTCATGGGAGGACCTGGCAGTGGTTCCTCAAACTCGGTGCTCAATGGCGGCGGCAGCAACATCAACAAGACGGTGGGTGAGGTACAACGAGGCCAGAAAAAACAGAGCATGCCTACCAACGAGGCGCCCGCCGATCGGTCGCAGACGGTCGATCAGCGCAACCTCCGGGAGTTGAAGAACAAGTTGATGGCGCAGATCAAAAGCAACCCGGAGCTTGCTGCCTTTCGCCATCAATTACTCATCAGCATCACTCCGGAGGGTCTTCGAATCCAGGTGGTAGACAGCAGTAAACGGCCGATGTTTGCCAACGGTAGCACGGTGCTGGAGCCCTATGCCCGCACCATTTTTTCTGCCATTGCGCCGACGCTGGACGAATTGCCCAATCGTATTAGCATCACGGGACATACGGATGCACTGCGTTACCTGAACGAAGGCAGGGGCTACAGCAATTTCAATCTGTCTGCTGGACGCGCCAATTCGGTTCGGCAGATCCTGGTACAGAGCGGTTTGGCCGAGAACAAGGTATTGCGGGTGGTGGGGATGGGCTCGGCGGTTCTCTTCGTACCCAAGGATCCGGACTCACCATTGAATCGCCGGGTATCCATCGTCGTGCTGAGCCGTGCGGCCGAACAGCGTATCATCCGCGATCAACAGGTTGAAGATTCCGTCGAGAATGCGTCTTCTGCCCAGTCGTTGATCCACGGCGCCCCCAAATAG
- a CDS encoding IS256 family transposase produces MQESTGFDGGMGELGLNIEGLLRRSARQLIQQAIEGEVQVLLEEYAAVRMVDGRRAVVRNGYLPEREILTAVGPVPVQVPKVRDRSGSGVVFRSSLVPPYVRKSRTVAAALPWLYLHGVSSGRMHEALSVLLGEEAKGLSPAVLGRLKVEWAQEHAQWQRRSLQGKRYAYWWADGVYTQLRAEDDPRMCLLVIIGVTAEGKKEVVAVTDGLRESKASWLEILRDLRDRGLQEAPLLAIGDGAMGFWAALDEIYPQTRHQRCWVHKTANILNELPKRLQGKAKAALQAIWMADTREAAEKAWQAFVRDYQAKYPRAVAKLEKDRDVLLTFFDFPAEHWRHIRSSNAIESTFATVRQRSSRTKNCVSRATFLGLSYKLIQQAERHWRGIQHPERLRELFAGVTFVDGMPANETRLDPQQDAA; encoded by the coding sequence ATGCAAGAGAGTACTGGTTTCGACGGAGGAATGGGAGAGTTGGGCCTGAACATCGAGGGCTTATTGCGGCGGTCCGCGCGCCAGCTGATCCAACAGGCCATCGAGGGCGAGGTGCAGGTGCTGCTGGAGGAGTATGCCGCGGTACGCATGGTCGATGGTCGCCGGGCCGTCGTGCGGAATGGATATCTGCCGGAGCGGGAGATCCTGACAGCGGTCGGCCCCGTGCCTGTACAGGTCCCCAAGGTGCGAGACCGCTCCGGTTCGGGCGTGGTCTTCCGTTCTTCCCTGGTACCGCCCTACGTGCGCAAGTCGCGGACCGTGGCCGCAGCGCTCCCCTGGTTGTACCTGCACGGGGTATCGTCGGGACGGATGCACGAGGCGCTGTCTGTTCTCCTGGGCGAGGAGGCCAAGGGGCTTTCTCCGGCCGTGCTGGGACGCTTGAAAGTCGAATGGGCGCAAGAGCATGCCCAATGGCAGCGCCGGTCTCTACAGGGAAAACGCTACGCCTATTGGTGGGCCGACGGGGTCTATACCCAGCTGCGGGCGGAGGACGATCCCCGGATGTGTCTCTTGGTCATTATTGGCGTGACGGCCGAGGGCAAGAAGGAGGTCGTGGCGGTCACCGACGGTTTACGGGAGTCCAAAGCCTCCTGGCTAGAGATCCTGCGGGACTTGCGCGACCGCGGGCTGCAGGAGGCGCCACTACTGGCCATAGGAGATGGGGCGATGGGTTTCTGGGCCGCCCTGGACGAGATTTACCCACAAACCCGTCATCAGCGCTGTTGGGTGCACAAGACGGCCAACATCCTCAACGAGCTACCGAAGCGCCTTCAGGGGAAAGCCAAGGCCGCCCTGCAGGCGATCTGGATGGCCGACACCCGTGAAGCTGCGGAGAAAGCCTGGCAAGCCTTCGTGCGGGACTACCAGGCCAAATATCCCAGAGCGGTCGCAAAGCTCGAGAAGGACCGGGACGTGCTGCTGACCTTCTTCGACTTCCCGGCAGAGCACTGGCGGCATATCCGCAGCAGCAACGCCATCGAATCGACCTTCGCCACCGTACGGCAACGCAGCAGCCGCACTAAAAACTGTGTCTCTCGAGCCACTTTCCTTGGCCTGAGCTACAAGCTCATCCAGCAGGCAGAGAGACACTGGCGCGGGATTCAGCATCCGGAAAGACTGCGCGAGCTCTTTGCCGGGGTGACATTTGTCGATGGGATGCCTGCCAACGAAACCCGGCTGGATCCTCAACAGGACGCCGCCTGA
- a CDS encoding sensor domain-containing diguanylate cyclase: protein MVYLSLDMRSDSDEDSSEATEVQLAQLCAVGLALIRYPEVVIETANPIFLSLLGERNLEAVRGQSLRRWFPEIPRSALLQTETSERPGTRRSFCLRRLRSDGSWQIVDVAVCPVHESPSVPKAVWTMAERISDPAGGQPWCPQEHRDPLTGLYNRRALDARLDADVAEDRDVLLCILDLDDFAAVNQRYGHETADAMLREVAHRLETVVPSHALLARLGGDEFAVLLDRDMESQAVEALLWNIESAVGEAIVLEGAAWSFSISAGVCHHRSGSGRGAESIVRRTDQALYLSKAHKQDRSRFWTVFGDGTPVRPNLCQILLGQGASYGQDWCMSIC, encoded by the coding sequence TTGGTTTATCTTTCTCTCGACATGCGCTCCGATTCCGATGAAGATTCCAGCGAGGCGACAGAGGTCCAGCTAGCGCAGCTCTGCGCCGTTGGCCTCGCGCTGATTCGCTACCCAGAGGTGGTGATCGAAACCGCCAACCCGATTTTTTTATCCCTTCTGGGCGAGCGCAACCTCGAGGCGGTGCGAGGACAGAGTCTGCGCCGGTGGTTCCCGGAGATCCCTCGCTCCGCACTGTTGCAGACGGAAACTTCGGAACGTCCGGGAACACGGCGGTCTTTTTGCCTGAGGCGCCTGCGTTCGGATGGCAGCTGGCAGATCGTCGATGTGGCGGTCTGCCCAGTACACGAATCCCCAAGCGTGCCCAAGGCAGTCTGGACGATGGCGGAGCGGATAAGCGATCCCGCGGGAGGGCAGCCCTGGTGTCCGCAGGAACACCGCGATCCCCTTACCGGACTCTACAATCGCCGAGCCCTCGATGCGCGTCTGGATGCCGATGTGGCAGAGGATCGCGATGTGCTTCTCTGCATCCTGGATCTGGACGATTTTGCCGCGGTCAATCAACGGTACGGTCATGAAACCGCAGACGCGATGCTCCGGGAGGTGGCGCATCGTCTGGAAACCGTCGTACCGTCCCACGCGCTACTTGCCAGATTGGGGGGCGACGAGTTTGCGGTACTGCTGGACCGGGACATGGAATCGCAGGCAGTGGAAGCGCTGTTGTGGAACATAGAGTCCGCGGTGGGTGAAGCGATAGTGCTCGAGGGTGCCGCCTGGTCGTTCAGTATCAGCGCCGGGGTCTGTCACCATCGATCGGGGAGTGGGCGAGGGGCAGAGAGCATTGTCCGCCGCACGGACCAGGCCCTCTATCTCAGCAAAGCCCACAAACAGGATCGCAGCCGCTTCTGGACGGTCTTTGGCGATGGCACGCCGGTTCGCCCCAATCTCTGTCAGATTCTCCTCGGTCAGGGTGCGAGCTATGGTCAAGATTGGTGTATGAGCATTTGCTAA
- a CDS encoding EAL domain-containing protein translates to MEVHYQPILDTFSGRIVAIEALARMREASGTIYLPAQFLPQMSVENGAELSRVVLTRALSDLARLDQGGYRLGISFNLSPLSLDRECVSCLRKVVQESGIEAHRITVEILESSDFSDIDRAIETLREIRELGLELALDDMGSAYASLLRLKNLPVGKIKLDQSFVSSLERTPEDLHIVRAIQDLAADLRLDLVAEGVETEAVLDTLVTMGIPAVQGFAVSHPLTLERLQAFLQEFHFSREPLPRTLFGFYAGTMASHATICRMLTINPTELNLEHLPLASHCRGHAVLERLGHPHDSPLGVMHQRYHEALGKTSELGLGACHSRQWEQMQEIFDTFMAMVLSAWRREQRGSKG, encoded by the coding sequence GTGGAAGTACACTACCAGCCCATTCTCGACACCTTCAGCGGCCGTATCGTTGCCATCGAGGCCTTGGCACGTATGCGCGAAGCAAGCGGCACCATCTACCTTCCGGCACAATTCCTGCCGCAGATGAGCGTCGAAAATGGGGCCGAACTCAGTCGCGTGGTGCTGACTCGGGCACTGTCCGATCTGGCGCGCCTTGACCAAGGCGGATATCGCCTCGGCATATCCTTCAACCTGTCGCCCCTGTCTCTGGATCGCGAATGCGTGAGCTGTTTACGAAAAGTGGTTCAAGAGTCAGGGATCGAAGCACATCGAATAACGGTGGAGATCCTGGAAAGTAGTGATTTCAGTGATATAGATCGGGCTATTGAAACCTTGCGAGAAATCCGGGAATTGGGACTTGAACTCGCTTTGGATGACATGGGCAGCGCCTATGCATCGCTGCTACGTCTAAAGAATCTGCCCGTCGGTAAGATCAAACTCGACCAGAGTTTCGTGAGCTCTCTGGAGCGCACTCCCGAGGATCTCCACATCGTCCGTGCCATTCAGGACCTTGCCGCCGATTTGCGCCTCGATCTGGTTGCCGAGGGGGTGGAGACCGAGGCCGTCCTGGATACCCTGGTTACCATGGGCATTCCTGCAGTTCAGGGCTTTGCCGTCTCGCATCCCTTGACCCTGGAACGACTGCAGGCTTTTTTGCAGGAATTTCACTTTTCTCGTGAGCCTCTGCCGCGCACACTTTTTGGCTTCTATGCGGGCACCATGGCGTCCCATGCCACCATCTGCCGTATGCTGACCATCAATCCTACGGAGCTGAATCTGGAGCACCTGCCGCTGGCCAGTCACTGTCGCGGCCACGCGGTGCTGGAGCGTCTTGGCCACCCCCACGACAGCCCCCTGGGAGTCATGCATCAGCGTTACCACGAGGCGCTGGGGAAGACATCGGAGCTGGGCTTGGGCGCGTGCCACTCCCGGCAGTGGGAACAGATGCAGGAGATCTTTGATACCTTTATGGCCATGGTGCTCTCAGCCTGGCGCCGAGAGCAAAGGGGCAGCAAAGGATGA
- a CDS encoding MotA/TolQ/ExbB proton channel family protein gives MSIEGDIDDPAASELFKKYPVLLADHSVLEFLTDYLRLMIGGNLGVFEMENLMDLDIDTHHRELEVPVHALTRAADGMPAFGIVAAVMGVVHVMASVDKPPAVLGELIAAALVGTFLGILLGYAVVSPIASRIEDRVAEGTKMLECIKVALLATMNAYPPQVAVEFGRKVLFSTERPSFQELDTHLREMKGK, from the coding sequence ATGTCCATTGAAGGAGATATCGACGATCCCGCTGCCAGTGAACTCTTCAAAAAGTATCCGGTGCTGCTTGCCGACCACAGTGTCCTGGAGTTTCTGACGGACTACCTGCGCCTCATGATCGGCGGCAATCTGGGTGTTTTCGAGATGGAAAATCTCATGGATCTCGATATCGATACCCACCACCGGGAACTGGAAGTACCCGTTCATGCGCTGACGCGGGCAGCCGATGGCATGCCGGCCTTTGGTATCGTGGCGGCCGTGATGGGTGTGGTGCACGTGATGGCTTCCGTAGACAAGCCGCCGGCCGTATTGGGAGAACTCATCGCTGCTGCCTTGGTAGGAACCTTCCTCGGCATTTTACTCGGTTACGCTGTCGTATCGCCCATAGCCTCACGCATTGAAGATCGGGTGGCGGAAGGCACAAAAATGCTGGAGTGCATCAAGGTTGCGCTGTTGGCCACCATGAACGCCTATCCTCCGCAAGTGGCCGTGGAATTCGGGCGTAAGGTACTATTTTCCACGGAGCGGCCAAGTTTCCAGGAACTGGATACCCATTTACGGGAAATGAAGGGTAAGTAA
- a CDS encoding IS5 family transposase, whose product MRGAKVETQGLFSYVSPEQRVPQDHPLRAIRAIVDRSLAEMDSHFSTMYSTYGRPSIPPEFLLRALLLQVFYSIRSERQLIEQLNYNLLFRWFVGLGMDDDVWVPTVFSKNRDRLLDHGTVREFFRSVLEQARGQNLLSEEHFSVDGTLLEAWASQKSFRPKDPEDREGDGSDFRGQTRSNETHASVTDPDARLYKKAPGEASRLAYLGHVLMDNRHGLIAGEQVTTADGTAEVDAAVQLVDDLGGNQRITLGADKGYDRHGFVQNLRDRNVTPHVARKRKGSAIDARTTRHWGYAMSIHVRRRIESIFGWMKTVGGMRKTRFRGLERVGLHFSLVTVAYNLVRMVRLGVA is encoded by the coding sequence ATGCGTGGAGCGAAGGTAGAGACCCAAGGGTTGTTCAGCTACGTTTCCCCGGAGCAACGGGTGCCCCAAGACCATCCGCTGAGAGCGATCCGGGCTATCGTGGATCGCTCCCTGGCGGAGATGGATAGCCACTTCAGCACGATGTACTCGACCTACGGTCGCCCCTCCATTCCACCGGAGTTTCTCCTGCGGGCGCTACTGCTGCAGGTGTTTTACAGCATCCGCTCGGAACGGCAGCTGATAGAGCAACTCAACTACAACCTGCTGTTCCGTTGGTTTGTCGGTTTGGGAATGGACGACGACGTCTGGGTGCCCACGGTCTTCAGCAAGAATCGGGATCGATTGCTGGATCACGGGACGGTGCGGGAATTCTTCCGATCCGTACTGGAACAGGCCCGCGGCCAGAATCTGCTCTCCGAAGAGCATTTCTCCGTCGATGGCACCCTGCTGGAAGCTTGGGCTTCGCAGAAGTCTTTCCGGCCGAAAGATCCTGAGGACCGTGAGGGCGATGGTTCCGATTTCCGCGGCCAGACGCGCAGTAACGAGACGCACGCCTCGGTGACCGACCCCGATGCCCGGCTCTACAAAAAGGCGCCCGGCGAAGCTTCCCGCTTGGCCTATCTTGGGCATGTGCTCATGGACAATCGCCACGGGCTCATTGCCGGAGAGCAGGTCACCACCGCCGACGGCACGGCGGAAGTCGACGCCGCCGTCCAACTCGTGGACGATCTGGGCGGGAACCAGCGCATCACCCTCGGTGCCGACAAGGGCTATGACCGCCACGGCTTCGTCCAGAATCTCCGGGATCGGAATGTGACCCCTCATGTAGCCCGCAAGCGGAAAGGCTCGGCCATCGATGCCCGGACTACTCGCCACTGGGGCTATGCCATGAGCATCCACGTCCGGCGGCGGATAGAATCCATCTTCGGCTGGATGAAGACGGTGGGAGGGATGCGGAAAACCCGATTCCGTGGCTTGGAACGGGTCGGTCTGCACTTTTCCTTGGTCACTGTCGCCTACAACCTGGTCCGCATGGTGCGATTGGGGGTGGCCTGA
- a CDS encoding acyltransferase family protein yields the protein MLFLDYLRFLAIFGVIAFHLHDTVAYATPWFSGGYLGVDIFLFLSGYFIERSLSGIRDQELLPAGRYFFSRRLLRIMIPMLFVTAVVGGFSYSQNMPLWKDMLYSSLFIYNFYLVFHHIPYFQVYSAPHPFMGMWFIAMLVQLYIVHFLLSRLVANTVVYRLILVILGAVTLVGTSLLIQQHETNMAYVLPWHAFSYIGGALTMALMGQPGETVRDRSQDLVVLVTVFALLLLMLLAPYRDFLVYSVATVVLTALFVVAAQQSSMLQDKSWPLLGKLGEMAYSLYLWNVPVISFVHYFYPQNPVFVSVCLSIILILILSLITYSAIEMPVQKWFGKAPRHGSGSLVSAPVMLLLLLAGWGWYALAGAQSQNVHQREQMQHDALYRDYLLQQVKQLQQQVRDAHHAARVARELSKEQWVQWQPRPRAGYLYDGKDLRGNPEFPQKKVLFISDSVLLGWSGYVVHQVPDGILDGKVGRSFPQAMPVLTSMLSQPENRHIKDIVVELGTNGYVEWPELEAFIQAAGDRQIFLVMPSVPRPWAAEVRQTYLRAKAKYGNVHLIPWDDISRDHFNYFVADQVHLTWDGIQALMRAILESLWKHGYTLPKGAPRASGPSPALVPTTATQSSDMAQANPPRSEDTQLDPLKPTLPTHPTALVASQHTNIGNPKPTTTETPSPSGEYDFQEPMVAAPATSTP from the coding sequence ATGTTGTTCCTCGATTATCTGCGTTTCCTGGCTATCTTTGGCGTCATTGCCTTTCATCTGCACGATACCGTAGCCTATGCCACGCCTTGGTTTTCGGGCGGCTATCTCGGTGTCGATATTTTTCTTTTTCTTTCCGGATATTTTATAGAACGATCGCTATCTGGCATTCGGGATCAAGAATTGCTGCCGGCCGGTCGTTATTTCTTCAGCCGGCGTTTGTTGCGCATCATGATACCGATGCTTTTTGTCACTGCCGTGGTTGGTGGATTTTCCTATAGCCAGAATATGCCGCTATGGAAGGACATGCTTTACTCCTCCCTCTTTATTTATAATTTTTATCTGGTCTTTCATCATATCCCTTATTTTCAGGTATACTCTGCTCCACACCCATTCATGGGAATGTGGTTCATTGCCATGCTGGTGCAGCTCTATATCGTGCATTTTCTCCTGTCGCGTTTGGTAGCCAACACCGTTGTCTATCGTCTCATACTGGTGATTCTGGGTGCGGTGACTTTGGTCGGGACCTCGCTGCTCATACAGCAGCATGAGACCAACATGGCCTATGTATTGCCCTGGCATGCCTTCTCCTACATTGGCGGAGCGCTGACCATGGCGCTCATGGGACAACCGGGCGAGACGGTTCGGGATCGCAGTCAGGATCTGGTGGTCTTGGTGACTGTCTTCGCTCTTTTGCTGCTCATGTTGCTCGCGCCCTACCGCGATTTCCTCGTCTACTCCGTGGCTACCGTGGTGTTGACGGCACTGTTCGTCGTGGCGGCACAACAATCCTCCATGCTGCAGGATAAGTCGTGGCCACTACTGGGCAAGCTGGGTGAGATGGCGTACTCGTTGTATCTGTGGAATGTCCCCGTCATTTCCTTTGTGCACTATTTCTACCCCCAGAATCCGGTTTTCGTCAGTGTCTGTCTATCTATAATTCTCATTCTTATTCTCTCGTTGATAACTTATTCTGCCATAGAAATGCCGGTACAAAAATGGTTTGGGAAGGCTCCACGTCATGGAAGCGGCAGCCTTGTCAGTGCACCGGTGATGCTTCTGCTTTTGCTGGCGGGCTGGGGTTGGTACGCGCTGGCCGGTGCCCAATCTCAGAATGTCCATCAACGTGAACAGATGCAGCACGACGCACTGTACCGCGACTATCTCTTGCAGCAGGTAAAGCAGCTTCAGCAACAGGTGCGCGACGCACATCACGCTGCGCGCGTCGCCCGTGAGCTGAGCAAGGAACAATGGGTTCAGTGGCAACCGAGGCCACGTGCCGGTTACCTCTACGACGGCAAGGACCTGCGCGGTAATCCAGAATTTCCACAGAAAAAAGTGCTGTTCATCAGTGATTCCGTTTTGCTTGGTTGGTCTGGCTACGTGGTTCACCAGGTTCCCGACGGCATTCTCGACGGCAAGGTTGGACGTTCCTTTCCGCAAGCAATGCCCGTACTCACAAGCATGCTAAGTCAACCGGAGAATCGCCACATAAAGGATATCGTTGTGGAATTGGGCACTAATGGGTATGTCGAGTGGCCAGAGCTGGAGGCCTTCATCCAGGCGGCTGGAGATCGACAGATCTTTTTGGTAATGCCCAGTGTACCGCGCCCCTGGGCGGCGGAAGTACGACAGACTTATCTGCGCGCCAAAGCGAAATACGGCAACGTTCATCTGATACCCTGGGACGACATCAGTCGTGATCATTTCAATTATTTCGTGGCGGATCAGGTGCATCTCACCTGGGACGGGATCCAGGCGCTGATGCGCGCTATCCTAGAGAGTTTGTGGAAGCACGGATACACCTTGCCGAAGGGTGCGCCCAGAGCCAGCGGCCCGTCGCCTGCGTTAGTACCCACCACCGCAACCCAGAGCAGCGACATGGCCCAAGCGAATCCGCCACGATCGGAAGACACCCAGCTCGACCCGCTCAAGCCCACACTCCCGACGCATCCCACCGCCCTCGTCGCCAGTCAGCACACCAACATTGGGAATCCGAAACCCACGACCACCGAGACACCATCACCTTCCGGGGAATATGATTTTCAAGAACCAATGGTCGCGGCTCCAGCGACCTCGACACCTTGA
- a CDS encoding SGNH/GDSL hydrolase family protein, producing MIARAPLILVLRLLLSATLLSMASCAQQTPVPRNPPAAVTPVSKSVCPRQSSQSTVRGAPQNRYLDRMAIVDAQKDFTQAPEPDYVLDADSVVRFPRIEPIGVIFIGDSILTGWSGYFAKVFPNAFLDGRVGRQFSSILPIWKVLTECHTTQGVRTVVVELGTNGEVSPADMDAFLHMAGDRQIFLVVPEMPRPWAAEVRDLYLKTAASHPNVHLIRWDLLSKDHPDYYWSDRVHPNWLGIQVMVQAIAKALRKD from the coding sequence ATGATCGCACGCGCGCCCTTGATCCTCGTCTTACGTCTTCTGCTCTCGGCTACGCTGCTGTCCATGGCTTCCTGTGCGCAACAGACGCCGGTGCCGCGGAACCCGCCTGCAGCCGTCACCCCGGTGTCCAAATCGGTGTGCCCTCGGCAGTCCTCGCAGTCCACTGTCCGTGGAGCGCCCCAGAATCGCTATCTCGACCGTATGGCTATCGTCGACGCCCAGAAGGATTTTACCCAGGCGCCCGAGCCCGATTATGTCCTGGATGCCGATTCAGTCGTGCGTTTTCCACGAATCGAACCCATCGGTGTCATTTTTATTGGCGACAGCATTCTCACAGGATGGTCGGGATACTTTGCCAAGGTTTTTCCCAACGCTTTCCTTGATGGTCGGGTCGGTCGTCAGTTCTCGTCCATTCTACCCATATGGAAAGTACTGACGGAGTGTCATACCACGCAGGGTGTGCGTACCGTAGTCGTCGAATTGGGTACCAACGGTGAGGTATCGCCGGCAGATATGGACGCCTTTTTGCATATGGCGGGTGACCGTCAGATTTTTTTAGTGGTCCCTGAAATGCCACGTCCATGGGCGGCGGAAGTGCGCGATCTCTACCTGAAAACCGCAGCTTCCCATCCCAACGTACACCTGATACGTTGGGATCTGCTGAGCAAGGATCATCCGGACTATTACTGGTCGGATCGCGTCCACCCCAATTGGCTAGGGATTCAGGTCATGGTACAGGCCATCGCCAAGGCACTACGCAAAGACTGA